A DNA window from Phycisphaera mikurensis NBRC 102666 contains the following coding sequences:
- a CDS encoding TraG/VirB4 family ATPase, whose protein sequence is MTLDLHRSRKRRDALADSVLWGLMLGPDVVSNKDGAFMSVARYRGLDKESITEAEMMSLRARANNALRRLGSRWCLHFEARRTASVAYPDSTFPDPITHTIDEERRRAFQAEEAHYETEHFLTFTYLPPSDRKTSVRKLLLEGEEATGSGADYRGELGEFRRTVLAIRDLLASTLLSVELLADDDLVSFLHGSVSDRPKRLRRPELPMDLDCLLTDTRLVGGMAPRLGKLHLAIVGVRHWPGSTTPAMLDRLHSLGIPYRWVARWMPYNREEGIRKVSRVRALWYGKRKSMKTLVGEALSKKESPELDAEAVARHQDAEGALAGLQDDLYTMGNFTLTVTTSGATADEAASRARAIAQVLDGLGLVSIHETVNAVDAWLGSLPGQVYADARRPLVTSLNLCDLMPLTSVWAGNETCEHLRGPALLTAAARGSTPFRLDLFDGDVGHTLVLGPTGAGKSVLLGTLAAQFRRYPGAGVVIFDVGRSSRALTMAVGGEFHDLGGQQYGGGLSFQPLRDVDDEAERAWARDWIVELVTLAGLKPDTSQVNAIYEALGRLGRLDKPAQRTLSIFRGLVQDPDLKDALQNYTLGGSFGTLLDSDHDSLREADWQAFEMEELRKTPALTPVLLYLFHRLDRRFAQETVAGAPTLLVLDEAWAYLESGLFAEQIREWLKTLRKRNVAVMFASQSLSDVASSAIAPALIESCPSAIYLPNARALDPSTAEIYRGWGLTDAELRLIAEAQPKREYLFRSKRGNRLFDLELGSFALELVGASGKAEQALLDEAQALGLSGERFVEWFRKRRGGGARTPVEAASEPADGAPDHDGVDPPGTWSHAFSADDASADSIYLEIR, encoded by the coding sequence GACGCTGGACCTCCACCGAAGCCGAAAGCGACGCGATGCGCTCGCCGACTCTGTCCTCTGGGGCCTGATGCTCGGCCCCGACGTGGTGTCGAACAAGGACGGTGCTTTCATGTCCGTCGCCCGCTACCGGGGGTTGGACAAGGAGAGCATCACCGAGGCGGAGATGATGTCGCTGCGGGCACGGGCGAACAACGCGCTGCGGCGTCTGGGCTCGCGGTGGTGTCTGCACTTCGAGGCGAGGCGGACGGCCTCCGTCGCGTACCCGGACTCAACTTTTCCCGACCCGATCACCCACACGATCGACGAGGAGCGGCGCCGCGCTTTCCAGGCGGAGGAGGCCCACTACGAGACCGAGCATTTCCTCACCTTCACCTACCTCCCGCCGAGCGACCGAAAAACTTCGGTGCGGAAGCTGCTGCTGGAGGGAGAGGAGGCCACCGGCTCCGGGGCCGACTACCGCGGCGAGCTGGGCGAGTTCCGCCGCACGGTGTTGGCCATCCGGGATTTGCTTGCCTCAACGCTCCTGAGCGTTGAGCTGCTCGCCGACGACGACCTCGTGAGCTTCCTGCACGGCAGCGTGAGCGACCGGCCGAAGCGGTTGCGGCGGCCGGAGCTGCCGATGGACCTCGATTGTCTGCTCACGGACACCCGCTTGGTTGGCGGCATGGCCCCGAGGCTCGGCAAGCTCCACCTCGCGATCGTGGGCGTCCGCCACTGGCCGGGCAGCACCACGCCGGCGATGCTGGACCGGCTTCATTCTTTGGGGATCCCCTACCGGTGGGTCGCGCGGTGGATGCCGTACAACCGGGAAGAGGGCATCCGGAAGGTCTCGCGGGTTCGGGCTCTGTGGTACGGCAAGCGGAAGAGCATGAAGACGCTCGTCGGCGAGGCGCTCTCGAAGAAGGAGAGCCCCGAGCTGGACGCGGAAGCGGTCGCCCGTCATCAGGACGCGGAGGGAGCGCTCGCCGGCCTCCAGGACGACCTGTACACGATGGGCAACTTCACCCTCACGGTGACGACCTCAGGCGCGACCGCCGACGAGGCCGCCTCCCGGGCGCGGGCCATCGCCCAGGTGCTCGACGGTCTTGGTCTCGTCAGCATCCACGAGACGGTCAACGCGGTCGACGCGTGGCTCGGCTCGCTTCCAGGACAGGTGTACGCGGACGCGCGGCGACCGCTGGTGACTTCGCTGAACCTGTGCGACCTCATGCCGCTGACCAGCGTGTGGGCAGGGAACGAGACCTGTGAACACCTCCGGGGCCCGGCGCTGCTCACCGCTGCCGCCCGGGGGTCCACGCCGTTCCGGCTCGACCTCTTCGATGGGGACGTGGGCCACACGCTGGTGCTCGGGCCGACCGGCGCTGGCAAGTCGGTGCTGCTGGGCACGCTCGCTGCCCAGTTCAGGCGGTACCCGGGCGCCGGGGTGGTGATCTTCGACGTGGGGCGGAGCAGCCGTGCGCTCACGATGGCCGTGGGCGGCGAGTTCCACGACCTCGGGGGGCAGCAGTACGGGGGCGGACTCAGCTTCCAGCCGCTGCGAGACGTGGACGACGAAGCCGAGCGGGCTTGGGCCCGGGACTGGATTGTGGAACTGGTGACGCTCGCGGGCCTGAAGCCCGACACCTCGCAGGTGAACGCGATCTACGAAGCACTCGGGCGGCTGGGCCGCCTCGACAAGCCGGCCCAGCGGACGCTGTCGATCTTTCGGGGGCTGGTGCAGGATCCGGACCTGAAGGACGCGCTGCAGAACTACACGCTCGGCGGCAGCTTCGGCACGCTGCTCGACTCTGACCACGACAGCCTCCGTGAGGCGGACTGGCAGGCCTTCGAGATGGAGGAGCTGCGGAAGACGCCCGCGCTGACTCCGGTGCTGCTGTACCTGTTCCACCGGCTCGACCGCCGCTTCGCCCAAGAGACGGTCGCCGGCGCGCCCACGCTCCTCGTTCTCGACGAGGCGTGGGCGTATCTGGAGTCCGGTCTTTTCGCCGAGCAGATCCGCGAGTGGCTGAAGACCCTGCGGAAGCGGAACGTCGCCGTGATGTTCGCGTCGCAGAGCCTCTCGGACGTCGCGTCCTCGGCCATCGCCCCGGCCCTCATCGAAAGCTGCCCGTCGGCGATCTACCTGCCCAATGCCCGGGCGCTCGACCCGAGCACCGCAGAGATCTACCGGGGCTGGGGCCTCACCGACGCGGAGCTGCGGCTGATCGCCGAGGCACAGCCCAAGCGGGAATACCTCTTTCGCAGCAAGCGGGGGAACCGCCTCTTCGACCTGGAGCTGGGTTCTTTCGCGCTGGAGTTGGTGGGGGCTTCGGGCAAGGCGGAGCAAGCCCTGCTCGACGAGGCGCAGGCGCTCGGCCTCTCCGGTGAGCGCTTCGTCGAGTGGTTCCGCAAGCGGCGGGGCGGCGGGGCGAGGACTCCGGTCGAGGCCGCGAGCGAGCCCGCCGACGGAGCACCCGACCACGACGGGGTCGACCCCCCGGGCACATGGTCCCACGCCTTCTCCGCCGACGACGCGTCGGCCGACTCGATTTACCTGGAGATCCGATGA